ATCATTATGATCAAAATAATATTGGATGGCTTCTTTAAAAGGTATCAATGCTTCTACCTAAGGCTGTCTCATAAAGTGCTTTTATATTTTCCATTGGTATGTCATTTTGAAGTGCATTTGCCGGACATATAATAAGACCTCCTCCTTTACCACAGATTCTAATTCTTTCAGATACTTCATGTTTTACATCGTCTATAGTTCCATAAGGAAGTGTTTTTTGTATTGATATAGCACCATGTATGGTTATTTTATCTCCAAATTCTTTTTTTACCTTTTCAGGATCCATGCATTCGGGTTGTACTGGGTTTATTATGTCTACACCAATTTCTATAAGGTCTTTAAGGACTTCGGTAATATCACCATCGCTATGAAAAAATATTTTTATGTCAGGGTTTATGCTCTTAAAACTATTAATCATATCAGCCAGTATAGGCTTTTCAATACTGCGCCAAGAATTTGGATTTACAAGCATACCGTTCTGCATAGCAATATCACCAATAAAACCGATTATGTCCACACCTGCTTTTGCAAGGCGCATTCCCTTTTCTTTTTCATATAAGCTGATGCGTTCTAATAGCTCTTGTGCGAACGGCACATCAATCAACATATCACATAGATAATTTTCCAGACCCCTCATATGCCAGCATACTTTAAAAGGAAGATTTAATGAACCCATTACAGCATACTTTCCTTTGTAAAATGTTACTCTTTTTTTAATAGTTTCGATACTATCGAATATATTAAAGTATGGCCATTCAAATGAATTCAAGTTTTTGGTTGATGTAAATGGGCCATTTACCCATTGGTCATATAGTCCATCTCTACCCTGCTTAAAAACAATTCCCCAAGAAGTTTTAAAGCTTTTATCATCAAAAAAAATATACTTTCCACCGCTATGCGGCGAGTTACCCTTTAGTATACCGTTTACCTTGCTTTCATAGGAAAGGTTGTGTTCAGCAATATAAACTTTTCTTATATCTACTCCAAGTCTATCCAATAGCTCGTCTATTGTTTTAACACCTATATATGATATAAACTTTTTGGTTACATCATCTCTACTACAGTAGTCAACAGGAATACGATCAACTTCCTGATGATTGACAGCTCTTAAGACTCTTTCTCTTGATGTAAGAAAATCCATTTTTACACCTCTTTTTATATATTTATAGATCTATAGAATATATTGTATATCGATCTTTGTAACTATCTTTATATATTTTCCAGAATAATATAATTTTTGTACAATCATAGCTTTTAAAGTATCGAAATTGTTATATCTAAATTAGATATTAAATAGCCATTATCACGTTAAAAAGATAAGCATTTTCTATATTTTTTTAATTTATGCTTTATCATGTTGAAAACTCTAAAAGTCTAAAAATTAAAGACTTTATGCAATGCGGATGAAATTATATGTATAAGCAAAAGAACAGCACTACTTCAATTATACGGGGACTGCATCTTCTCAAATGTCTTAGCTACATTTTTGCTTACAACCTTCTTCCACACGCTGATTATCAAGATAGTTGTCAGTAATTCTTTAAATTTTTTGGTAGCTATGAGGCAACTTTTTCATCTGCCCCAGCAGCCTCGATTGATTCTGTCCCAAACTCCGTAGAAATTGAGAATGACAGCTCCAAGTAGTTCTGGTAGAATAAAGTTGTCAAAGCAATAGACTATCAAATAACAAAGGAGCTGTCACAATGAAAGTATATCAGGAGAACAAGGGATCCGTCAATGAGAATATCGAAATAATAAACAGTACCGTACTGCATGAAAAAGCGCGCTATGGGTTGATGGAACTCTCGATGGCGCTGGGTCTTGATGTCATGCGGATGATGTTGGAAGAAGATGTAGCACAGTATGCCGGCCCCAAAGGGAAGCACAATACAGAGGAGCGTACTGGATACCGCCACGGTACCGACAAGACTACAGTAGTTATGGGCGGCAAGAAAGTCAGGGTAGATCGCCCCAGAGTCAGGGCCATTGATGGCAGCGGCGAGTTCCCGCTGGAAACACTGAGTATGTTTGGTGCTATGTCATACCTG
Above is a genomic segment from Clostridiales bacterium containing:
- a CDS encoding uroporphyrinogen decarboxylase family protein; its protein translation is MDFLTSRERVLRAVNHQEVDRIPVDYCSRDDVTKKFISYIGVKTIDELLDRLGVDIRKVYIAEHNLSYESKVNGILKGNSPHSGGKYIFFDDKSFKTSWGIVFKQGRDGLYDQWVNGPFTSTKNLNSFEWPYFNIFDSIETIKKRVTFYKGKYAVMGSLNLPFKVCWHMRGLENYLCDMLIDVPFAQELLERISLYEKEKGMRLAKAGVDIIGFIGDIAMQNGMLVNPNSWRSIEKPILADMINSFKSINPDIKIFFHSDGDITEVLKDLIEIGVDIINPVQPECMDPEKVKKEFGDKITIHGAISIQKTLPYGTIDDVKHEVSERIRICGKGGGLIICPANALQNDIPMENIKALYETALGRSIDTF